The genomic window aaatcAAAAgcttaggcttacttttctatctatatatttatttattatgattttaacattcctatgctattattaagctatttttaCCTTTTTTACCGCCACCTATGAGGTACCATGAAGGCGCGTTTTTTGTGTGATATCCCCAATATgcctaatccacggacaatttctagacaaaataatattagttattattatatgttgaaaaagatctatcctagttattattatttttcattttttttaatggtccaggctgcgagtcaagatctgaatcagtattcgaggtgaatttttgtggtacatataatgagagttagagttggcgtcattgtcggtaattcatctttcaattcattttcttcaataattaatgttgatatgtccacgatgttgctgcaactttcTCCACCACAATGGAGTCACACTGCTAaacatttgaggtctgcttttcggcaaccacatgcacttccaTTTTCCATTGCATCTGCAAAAGATGAATTTAATAAGCTCGGGGGGactggaggcttggaagtttggattggtatccaaaattttccatgatTTTGCCAGCCCCAATTTTCCagatcacaatgtttaccgagccatgactgaatctggtgatacaatcggagtctgtggaaacgggctgcatcttgtgttggagaaattgagaagagattaaatgcattttttgtcactgttttagcgaatcgtttATATCTCAGAgtttccagagaatcgtctttatttccgccatataaagagacgaaaaacgttagccgacaacagtgagtaaagatggctTGACTTTCCgactgacaaataattttccccagaggtttcttacaaataaaataaccacgAATCATGATGCGCGCTTACAAAAAGACAAAATccttatctaatcacaaaaatataaattttacctacacaatagtattatctataaaactcaaaatacttttcacaatttttagTACGACTACGTAgccaaataggtagcacaactgtaagaataagttaagtagaggggaaccgactgctgtgccacctaggataaattataataataaaagtaatagcaggcagttattcagtccggtacggaagaagattgacgtaactgcaaattttgtcaattcctgtttattgcgtaattaacttctaaaatactatgtacAGATACCCGTGTTaagctgcccccccccacttgcaaaaatcaaaaaacaaatagccctgatttatgagctatttatgagcttacatattccgcaaactaaaaattttgagctcgttccactgagcaggaatttaatactttagtgggggggggggggtctgactctacttaaaaataggaatattgaatcggtttttgctgcagaattacgagctatttatgaactcttgaaattatatagtttcgattttttgagctcatccccttcacccccaaacaaccctttaattgatttaacttaagagaaacatgctaagaaaacttaaaatatatcgtattgcggatataattcttatagcttatatactctaagaataaactattaaagcacgtgcatttcgattattgagctacaaccccttcgcaagtaaaccaccctatcttccctgcttaagagaaagttgtacttaaaatgcattaaattaattatttggcgactacatattatcatttaataatttataagcttcaaaattacgcgcatttagatcagtaaattgcaatttattttgtatagtgcagtcactgaaggtaaaaatcaacgattaccttcaatttgggtgaaccttcatcgattttcacgaaaattggtcagtggttaaaGAATaagtcaagaaacaaaggtgacatggtaccaccttgcgcctttaccctggcGGTATccaccctgagggtggataccgccccttcttgtgggtgaaaattattttataaaaaataactgcacaaatcaataaaagaacaaattaaaagcaaaatttattatataaaattataaagttattaaaataagttaatactttttaagttattaaagatcaaagattttaattattcgtgaaaaaaatgcatgttttgaagcgatttttcgtaaatcactgaaaaactgtaagtttttacaaaaaagttaatagtagtttaattcgtatagcttatattctaagaataaactcttaaatcacgcacctttcgattatagagctacaaccccttcgcaagaaaaccatcccatattcccggcttaagagagagttgtacttaaaataatttaaattaattatttggcgactacatatcgtttaataatttatgagctcgcaaaatatacccatctcaattattgaattgccattttctttctatagtgcagtcactgaaggtaaaaatcaactatgaccttcgatttcggtaaatctccattaattttcaccaattgacaataacaacttgccgttttagcctggggtatatgtcaccccttctcgggggtgaaaattaatttattaaaaataaccccacaaatcaagagagggacaaattctaagcaaaatttgttatataatgttattaacataaatcaataatttttgagttattaaagatcaaatattttaatttttgtgaaagaaaatgcatgctttaaagcgatttttcataaataattcaaaaactgtaagtttttacaaaaaacttttatcactaaaattgaacctaataaaaaatataataaattgcttacttgaaaaaccctttaatgttaatttaaagtaagttattggtaattaaatgtatatttttttctgcgactgttcaaatctaaggattcaagcttaaataacggaaagagatgcattttataacactaaggtactaaatacttgtcaaagtacttagaaataagtacctatcaaaaatgagccccagaaaaagttgatagcatcaaaatttatacttataaagtatacagctataaaactgtaaaacagttaatctttcaaatactttaattttttagatcatatttaaaataataactccaacaatactcgattgacgtaaaaaatgatagataacgaaatttgagttttttttattagcaaagattttacttgtcttttgatttatgtatgaatcaaaataacgaagatagaaaagtttaagcctaaattttaaAGGCTTATTTTACTTTTGCTTTTTTACTTTTGACAAGCTCTAAACATACTTCATATGATGCTGCTAAGCTTGGTGATTGAACAGCTGTCGGTTTTGTAAATAGAGATTTTTGTTTATTCAATTTAGCTTTAAGTTCTTTTACAAGAGTATTGCGAGCTTCACCTTGATATTTGTCGTATTTTGTTTTATGCTGGGTTTCATAATGCCTACTAATATTGTATTCTTTTGATACCGCGAGTACTTGATAACAAATAATGCACTGAGGTTTGCCTTTTAATTCGATGAAGAAATATTGATTTTCCAATTTTCGTTGGGACGTACGATTCTCTTCGAAAATTTTGCGTTTTTTGGCACTACTCATTCTGAATTTAACATTCAATTTATTCGCCACTGTTAATTCAACACGACACGTGCAGCTGACTAAAGCTAACTGCCCGCTCATCGGGAGTGGGTGTCGGGTGTTCAAGGTTAACTACTTTCTTAAGATTACGGAAAGTTAGACAGGGTTGGAACAGGTAAAAGTTATCAATGGCAATATTTTTGAAATGTGTTTGCGGGGGCCGCAGTTTAACGAGcctcgggccgcatgcggcccgcgtgCCTAAGGTTGGACCACACtgagttaggtgttccaaagcttattaacaaataaatgatgtgtcagctggcccaaaaccggggattttatccaagaaaaggtaaaatgtgaaacttgatggaaaaacgctacaacttatatgtcaaatatttatctccgtgacttatgTGTATAATAGCCAAAAGTACCTAGCTATTGGCTTTCACCCAGACGactcgggttcaaatcctggccttgaaaatcctttttgtttttaaaattgacattttgatttgaaaaataattattttttgataataccagttttttattatttatacgacacaatataaaaaagtctgtacgtcttttatagaatcgtaaactatgcattgaTCATAATAATgctaatatcataatattattatgattgACCTCCTTAATAAACAAAGTTCTTATACATAATCCCCTAAAGCTTCCttagttagtacgaccaatcgaATACGACCCcaagtgaaaaagggggttgcccCCCACCCCGCttatttacgcagacaccacaaaaacaatattgtttattagaaaaaaagtatacgcaatatttttgagtatttttggctctctggtaatttttaggtatttaacttttaaacattattttttagttctaagacggtacgaagtttgccgggtcagctagttaataacaaaaaaaaattctttaactATGTAGTTTGGAAAAGATTGAAAagtataaatcattaatttatgaattttagattgtaagaaaaaagcgTCAGCTGAATATACGTATATCCTCAAATGcaaagtttacgattctataaaagacatacagactttttatattgtgtcgtatatctaataaaaacgtggtattatcaaaaaataaatatttttcgaatcaaaatgtcaattttaaaaacaaaaaacattttcagggccaggatttgaacccgagtCGTCTAGGTGAAAGCCAGTAGTTAGGTATTCTTGgctattatacacgtaagtcaggcagataaatatttgacatataagttgtagcgtttttccattaagtttcacattttaccttttcttggctAAAATCCCCGATTTTGgaccagctgacacatcatttgttaataagctttgggacacctaactaaataaaaagaaaacagccatgttaaaatgctccggttaaatttgacactacctccctggctccCTGGCTATAaatatgagaattcgagaatctggtcaagtttggagcgatgtaaaacctagataaataaacaaaattaaacaactttattgTTCGCTGAAAGATCCTCtataaaatcgctatgatgttattttattgtaaaatgaacggaaaaaagttataacctccaaaaggacaCTTCTTACaacatttcttttatttttgtttataactttttttgttatcGTCATTTGACGGTAAAAAGTAATATCTAgacataaaattgtagaaaatttaattttctatattttatgtgtaattaaatttcctgtaTGCTTGCtggtttaggagatacagcgcgaaagtcCTTTGTACctccttttccaagatggcggccgggggacaagggcggcGACCCCAAAACTTACACTTAAGCTTCTACGgaaccccctacacattaaaaaaaataaaattgactcctctaagaaatgcaaccctaaatgtaacatttcaatggactattaaattgtttaaacaattccaGAAATTTCGCCCAGCACCCTTCGGATTTATTAAAAAGAATCCGATTTTTTTTTATACGGGAGCGACATAACAATATGGactaatagtcgaggaaatgaagcattttggctcgcaattttttcgtccagcatggaatTGGAAAACTTggaattttcacagaaggtaggaaatagtccaaggatcattttctatatcatgccgctgtacgctaaatcCTTGGGGGTGGTTactaccccatctcgggggtgggaattttttgttacattttaaccatgcaaatgga from Diabrotica virgifera virgifera chromosome 5, PGI_DIABVI_V3a includes these protein-coding regions:
- the LOC114342802 gene encoding general transcription factor II-I repeat domain-containing protein 2-like, giving the protein MSSAKKRKIFEENRTSQRKLENQYFFIELKGKPQCIICYQVLAVSKEYNISRHYETQHKTKYDKYQGEARNTLVKELKAKLNKQKSLFTKPTAVQSPSLAASYEVCLELVKSKKAKVK